In Rhodococcus sp. OK302, one genomic interval encodes:
- a CDS encoding ANTAR domain-containing response regulator, with product MVAMNSLLPQGNQSAPRRVVVAEDEALIRMDLVEMLREEGYDVVGEAGDGQVAVELAEALRPDLVIMDVKMPRRDGIDAASEIAAKRIAPVVILTAFSQRELVERARDAGAMAYLVKPFSITDLVPAVELAVSRFREVAALEREIADLSDRLEARKIIERAKSVLMVRQALTEPEAFKWIQRAAMDRRSTMKAVAEVVLETLSGEPNA from the coding sequence ATGGTGGCCATGAATTCGCTACTGCCACAAGGTAATCAGAGCGCACCGCGTCGCGTTGTTGTTGCCGAGGATGAAGCGTTGATCCGCATGGATCTGGTCGAGATGCTCCGCGAAGAGGGTTACGACGTTGTCGGTGAAGCCGGCGACGGTCAGGTTGCGGTGGAGTTGGCGGAAGCGCTGCGGCCGGACTTGGTGATCATGGACGTGAAGATGCCCAGGCGGGACGGGATTGACGCCGCTTCGGAGATCGCGGCCAAACGAATTGCTCCTGTTGTCATTCTCACAGCGTTCAGTCAGCGCGAATTGGTGGAGCGGGCTCGCGACGCCGGCGCGATGGCGTATCTGGTCAAGCCTTTCTCCATCACCGATCTGGTGCCGGCTGTCGAATTGGCTGTCAGCAGATTCCGTGAGGTGGCGGCGCTCGAGCGCGAAATCGCGGACCTGTCGGATCGTTTGGAGGCTCGCAAGATCATCGAACGGGCCAAGAGCGTGTTGATGGTTCGCCAGGCGCTCACCGAACCGGAGGCGTTCAAGTGGATTCAACGTGCTGCGATGGACAGGCGGTCCACGATGAAGGCCGTCGCCGAGGTGGTTCTCGAAACACTCAGCGGCGAGCCGAACGCCTGA
- a CDS encoding amidohydrolase: MSYAAHENITVDPTLADLYKDLHSHPELGFQEHRTADIVANRLKSLGFAVTTGLGKTGVVGVLKNGSGSTALLRADMDALPVKEDTGLDYASTVTATNEDGKVVPVAHACGHDLHTTCLLGAAQILTQDTVSWSGTLLLVFQPAEELGAGAQAMVNDGLFDKFPKPDVVLGQHVAPLPAGKIAGHPGPSYAGSDSLRVRLIGKGAHGSMPENSVDPVVMAAETVMRLQTIISREVPSTAIAVLTVGSIHAGDAANVIPGEAELQLNIRSYDSAVRERILKSVDRIVRGEAATAGAPEEPTITEIERFPIVVNDPTALGKTLDAFAAWLGEENILDPGAGAGSEDVGILATSSGAQLSYWLLGGTDPSLFTTGDMTDPALRTVPSNHSPHYAPVIEPTLNIGVCALVTATRTWLPPT, translated from the coding sequence ATGTCCTATGCCGCGCACGAAAACATCACCGTAGATCCGACACTCGCCGATCTGTACAAGGACCTCCACAGCCATCCGGAGCTCGGATTCCAGGAACACCGCACCGCTGACATCGTGGCCAACCGCCTGAAGTCGCTGGGGTTCGCCGTCACCACCGGACTCGGGAAGACCGGAGTCGTCGGTGTCTTGAAGAACGGATCGGGCTCGACCGCGCTACTGCGCGCAGACATGGACGCCCTTCCCGTCAAGGAAGACACCGGACTCGACTATGCCAGTACCGTCACTGCCACCAATGAGGACGGCAAGGTCGTACCGGTAGCTCACGCCTGCGGCCATGACCTACACACGACGTGCCTGCTTGGTGCCGCCCAAATCCTCACCCAGGACACCGTCAGCTGGTCTGGCACCCTACTTCTCGTCTTCCAGCCTGCCGAAGAACTCGGCGCCGGTGCGCAAGCGATGGTCAACGATGGGCTCTTCGACAAGTTTCCGAAACCCGACGTCGTGCTCGGCCAGCACGTCGCGCCGTTGCCTGCCGGAAAGATCGCCGGTCACCCCGGCCCTTCGTATGCGGGTTCCGACTCTCTCCGCGTACGACTGATCGGCAAGGGCGCGCACGGATCTATGCCCGAAAACTCCGTCGACCCGGTGGTGATGGCGGCAGAAACCGTAATGCGCCTGCAGACAATCATCTCCAGGGAAGTCCCGAGCACAGCAATCGCTGTCCTCACCGTCGGTTCCATCCATGCCGGCGACGCGGCCAACGTCATTCCCGGCGAAGCCGAGCTGCAGCTGAATATTCGCAGTTACGACTCAGCCGTCCGCGAACGCATCCTGAAAAGCGTGGACCGCATCGTGCGAGGTGAAGCCGCGACGGCCGGGGCCCCGGAGGAGCCCACCATCACGGAGATCGAGCGATTCCCGATCGTGGTGAACGACCCGACTGCACTAGGCAAAACCCTCGACGCTTTTGCGGCCTGGCTCGGCGAAGAAAATATTCTCGATCCGGGGGCAGGCGCCGGCAGCGAGGACGTCGGCATTCTCGCGACCAGTTCGGGTGCGCAATTGTCGTACTGGCTACTCGGCGGTACCGATCCGTCCCTGTTCACGACTGGCGACATGACCGATCCAGCCCTACGGACCGTGCCGTCGAATCACTCGCCGCACTACGCGCCCGTCATCGAACCGACTCTGAATATCGGAGTCTGCGCGCTTGTCACGGCTACACGGACGTGGCTGCCGCCGACATGA
- a CDS encoding AMIN-like domain-containing (lipo)protein has protein sequence MWHRRLIAFGGTLLCFTALLGCQSNPESTAESSTSTVDNSGNAATETGTMQVGNPPIAGPPSITLPPVVTPSIDTDTNSPSPLAEVTGVTTEHLFDRSRVTYQLDGNGTVAWKVEYVSEAVRGGDSKVVDVGGRSIIQVDIMGVTAPQPFPPINAHDGTVMAVETASVSSSIVQSFIGTATSHPGFRVTETESPDHLVVDIFFAGG, from the coding sequence ATGTGGCACCGTCGGCTGATCGCGTTCGGTGGAACACTCTTGTGCTTCACTGCACTTCTCGGGTGCCAGTCCAATCCCGAATCAACTGCCGAATCCAGTACTTCGACAGTTGACAACTCCGGCAATGCAGCAACCGAAACCGGAACAATGCAAGTCGGAAATCCCCCAATCGCGGGACCACCCAGCATCACTCTCCCACCCGTCGTTACCCCCTCAATCGACACCGACACAAACTCGCCCAGTCCACTCGCCGAAGTCACGGGCGTTACTACCGAGCACCTCTTCGATCGCTCGCGGGTTACATACCAACTCGACGGAAATGGCACTGTGGCATGGAAAGTCGAGTACGTGAGCGAAGCCGTTCGCGGCGGCGACAGCAAGGTAGTTGATGTCGGTGGCCGATCGATCATTCAAGTTGACATCATGGGAGTTACAGCGCCTCAACCATTTCCACCGATCAATGCCCACGACGGCACTGTCATGGCAGTCGAGACCGCATCGGTGAGCAGTTCTATCGTCCAGTCCTTCATCGGCACGGCGACTTCGCATCCGGGGTTTCGGGTGACAGAAACCGAGTCGCCAGATCACCTCGTCGTAGACATCTTCTTTGCAGGCGGATGA
- a CDS encoding SRPBCC domain-containing protein, which produces MDNGIISLTYDGRVALSFRLAVPQSPDKVWKVITQREFLEAWFPADVEFDLTPGADLLFKVTPEQIKRYGLPADHATRGTVISVRPNHIFEYLWDAETLHWELVPDGTGGCWLTLTHTMEEEESAYAHAAGWHAGLEVVAAQLDGREVDWSPWDRADELAPQYQKSA; this is translated from the coding sequence ATGGACAATGGCATTATCAGCCTGACGTACGACGGTCGGGTGGCGCTCAGTTTTCGACTAGCTGTCCCCCAGTCTCCCGACAAAGTCTGGAAAGTGATCACTCAACGCGAGTTCCTCGAGGCCTGGTTCCCCGCTGACGTCGAATTCGACCTGACCCCGGGCGCCGACCTCCTGTTCAAGGTGACGCCCGAGCAGATCAAGCGATACGGCTTACCCGCCGATCACGCCACTCGCGGAACTGTGATCAGCGTCCGGCCGAACCACATCTTCGAGTATCTGTGGGACGCCGAAACCCTGCATTGGGAATTGGTTCCCGACGGCACGGGCGGATGCTGGCTGACACTCACTCACACAATGGAAGAAGAAGAGTCCGCGTACGCCCACGCCGCCGGCTGGCACGCCGGTCTCGAAGTTGTTGCGGCACAACTCGACGGTCGCGAAGTGGACTGGTCACCCTGGGACAGAGCCGACGAACTGGCACCGCAGTACCAGAAATCAGCATAA
- a CDS encoding acyl-CoA thioesterase, protein MSNADASADLDTLLALLDLEHIGDDAFRGHHPAQVGSRTFGGQLVSQALIAAGRTVDGDRPIHAINAHFIRGGDVKAPIEYRVERHRDGRAFANRQVTAYQGDNELFVMLAAFQDSGKGLEHAVEIPDVPLPESLPPLGDRLSGYEDKLPHFAGALKPIDMRYANDPAWILKGTGEKLTHNRVWMKAEGKLPDDSLIHAAVLAYSSDTTVLDSILTTHGLSWGHDRIVAATVNHSMWFHRPFRFDDWVLYATESPVAAGSRGLATGRYFSIEGMLMATVVQEGVIRHFPRKGE, encoded by the coding sequence GTGAGCAATGCGGACGCGTCTGCAGACCTGGATACCCTCCTGGCTCTGCTCGATCTGGAACACATCGGCGACGACGCGTTCCGCGGCCATCATCCGGCGCAAGTAGGTTCACGGACGTTCGGCGGCCAGTTGGTGTCTCAGGCACTGATTGCCGCCGGCCGTACCGTGGACGGCGATCGGCCGATCCATGCGATCAACGCACATTTCATTCGCGGTGGAGACGTCAAGGCGCCCATCGAGTATCGCGTCGAACGTCATCGTGACGGACGTGCGTTTGCCAACCGTCAGGTCACCGCCTATCAAGGCGATAACGAACTGTTCGTGATGCTGGCAGCGTTTCAGGATTCGGGTAAGGGCCTCGAGCATGCTGTCGAGATTCCGGATGTTCCGTTGCCGGAGTCGTTGCCGCCCTTGGGTGATCGTCTGTCAGGTTATGAGGACAAGCTTCCGCATTTTGCCGGTGCTCTCAAACCGATCGACATGCGTTATGCCAACGATCCGGCCTGGATATTGAAGGGCACCGGGGAGAAGCTCACCCATAATCGGGTGTGGATGAAGGCTGAGGGGAAACTCCCGGACGATTCACTGATCCATGCCGCGGTGTTGGCGTACTCGTCCGACACAACAGTCCTGGATTCGATCCTCACTACCCACGGCTTGTCCTGGGGTCACGACCGAATTGTTGCTGCGACAGTCAATCATTCGATGTGGTTCCATCGACCCTTCCGATTCGACGACTGGGTGCTCTACGCAACAGAATCGCCGGTGGCCGCTGGTTCTCGGGGCTTGGCGACGGGGCGGTACTTCTCGATCGAAGGCATGCTGATGGCGACGGTAGTTCAAGAGGGCGTCATCAGGCACTTCCCGCGCAAGGGGGAATAG
- the pyk gene encoding pyruvate kinase has product MNRRTKIVCTLGPATATGDRIRELVESGMDVARLNFSHGDHADHEENYIRVRAASEATGKAVGVLADLQGPKIRLGRFKDERTVWESGEEVRITVDEVEGTHDRVGTTYKELARDAKPGDRLLVDDGKVGLVVTAIDGNDVVCLVTEGGPVSNNKGLSLPGMNVSVPALSGKDIADLEFALKLGVDFIALSFVRSPADIELVHAIMDRVGRRVPVIAKLEKPEAIDNLEAIVLAFDAVMVARGDLGVELPLEQVPLVQKRAIQIARENAKPVIVATQMLESMIENSRPTRAEASDVANAVLDGADAVMLSGETSVGKYVMETVRTMARIVEAVENETTRVPPLTHVPRTKRGVISYAARDIGERLDAKALVAFTQSGDTVRRLARLHTPLPLLAFTPLPAVRSQLTLTWGTETFLVDPVSTTDEMVRQVDIALLALGRYAKGDLVVIVAGSPPGTVGSTNLIHVHRIGEELH; this is encoded by the coding sequence GTGAACCGACGGACAAAAATTGTATGCACCCTGGGACCCGCAACAGCGACTGGCGACCGGATCCGTGAGCTCGTGGAGAGCGGCATGGACGTGGCCCGACTCAACTTCAGCCACGGCGACCACGCCGATCACGAAGAGAACTACATCCGCGTCCGCGCGGCATCCGAGGCGACCGGCAAAGCCGTCGGCGTGCTCGCAGACTTGCAGGGCCCGAAAATCCGCCTCGGCCGTTTCAAGGACGAGCGGACAGTCTGGGAAAGCGGTGAAGAGGTTCGCATCACCGTCGACGAGGTCGAAGGTACGCACGACCGCGTCGGAACCACCTACAAAGAACTTGCGCGTGATGCCAAGCCCGGCGATCGCCTACTGGTTGACGACGGCAAGGTCGGTCTTGTCGTCACCGCGATCGACGGCAACGACGTCGTGTGCCTGGTCACCGAAGGCGGGCCCGTCAGCAACAACAAGGGTCTCTCGCTGCCCGGCATGAACGTGTCGGTTCCCGCGCTGTCCGGCAAGGACATCGCTGACCTCGAATTTGCACTCAAGCTGGGTGTCGACTTCATCGCTCTGTCGTTCGTTCGTTCGCCCGCGGACATCGAACTGGTTCACGCCATCATGGATCGAGTCGGCCGCCGCGTTCCCGTCATCGCGAAGCTCGAAAAGCCCGAAGCCATCGACAACCTCGAAGCAATCGTGTTGGCGTTCGACGCCGTCATGGTCGCCCGCGGTGACCTCGGTGTGGAATTGCCGCTCGAGCAGGTTCCGCTCGTGCAGAAGCGCGCCATCCAGATCGCGCGCGAGAACGCCAAGCCCGTCATCGTGGCCACGCAGATGCTCGAGTCGATGATCGAGAACTCGCGCCCCACGCGCGCCGAGGCTTCCGACGTCGCCAACGCCGTTCTCGACGGTGCCGACGCAGTCATGCTTTCCGGTGAAACGTCGGTCGGCAAGTACGTCATGGAAACAGTTCGCACCATGGCCCGCATCGTCGAGGCCGTCGAGAACGAAACGACTCGCGTACCTCCGCTGACGCACGTCCCGCGCACCAAGCGCGGCGTGATCTCTTACGCTGCACGCGATATCGGAGAGCGTCTCGACGCCAAGGCTTTGGTTGCCTTCACGCAGTCCGGTGACACCGTGCGCCGATTGGCTCGTCTGCACACGCCGTTGCCGCTGCTCGCGTTTACGCCGCTGCCTGCTGTGCGCAGCCAGCTGACACTGACGTGGGGAACCGAAACTTTCCTCGTCGACCCAGTGTCTACCACTGACGAGATGGTGCGTCAGGTCGATATCGCCTTGCTCGCACTCGGGCGATACGCGAAGGGTGACCTCGTGGTCATCGTCGCCGGATCTCCTCCGGGAACAGTGGGCTCCACCAACCTGATTCACGTTCACCGCATCGGCGAAGAGCTCCACTAG
- a CDS encoding glutamate synthase subunit beta gives MPDPRGFLGMPRSSAPMRPVQERTADWSEVYEALARGERKSGACEQASRCMDCGIPYCHSESVGCPLGNLIPEWNDLVRRGDWALAADRLHETNNFPEFTGRLCPAPCETACVLALSEARTTGSVAIKRVEQAIADTAWDEGFVVNRIPAERSGRTVAIVGSGPAGLAAAQQLTRVGHRVTVFERDDRPGGLLRYGIPDFKLAKSAIDRRLSQLCGEGTRFVTDCDVGLDLDARELTAVYDAVILAIGAGRSRDVDVPGRVLGGIHFAMDYLVPANRECAGDGPSPINASGKNVVIIGGGDTAADCLGTVHRQGAASVTELNYHEQPPRTRDSAADPWPLWPLTLRAAPADAEGGRREFEVAAQEFVGDGHVRAVKVSPVRVSAKSEGRQTVERSGESFELPCDLVLLAVGFAGVGESVLLAGLGVEPNLRGVIACGQDWQTSQSGVFVCGDAHRGASLVVWAIAEGRSAARAVDVYLTGASTLPEPVHPGALPLGIRRRI, from the coding sequence GTGCCTGATCCACGAGGGTTTCTCGGCATGCCACGGTCCTCGGCACCGATGCGCCCGGTTCAGGAGCGAACAGCCGACTGGAGTGAGGTTTACGAGGCATTGGCGCGCGGCGAGCGTAAGTCCGGGGCGTGCGAACAAGCGTCCCGATGCATGGATTGCGGAATCCCGTACTGCCATTCGGAATCCGTGGGATGCCCCCTCGGAAATCTCATTCCCGAATGGAATGACCTGGTTCGCCGAGGCGACTGGGCACTTGCCGCGGATCGATTGCACGAGACCAATAATTTCCCGGAATTCACTGGACGCCTGTGCCCGGCGCCGTGCGAAACTGCCTGCGTACTAGCCCTTTCCGAGGCGCGCACTACTGGAAGTGTGGCGATCAAGCGTGTCGAACAAGCCATCGCCGATACTGCCTGGGACGAAGGTTTTGTGGTGAACCGCATCCCAGCCGAACGTTCCGGACGGACGGTGGCGATCGTCGGTTCCGGACCGGCCGGGCTTGCGGCAGCGCAACAGTTGACCCGGGTGGGACACAGAGTCACCGTCTTCGAACGTGATGATCGACCGGGCGGACTGCTCCGCTATGGAATCCCTGATTTCAAACTGGCCAAGAGCGCGATTGATCGCCGACTGAGTCAGTTGTGCGGCGAGGGCACTCGATTTGTCACAGACTGCGACGTCGGACTCGACCTGGACGCACGTGAACTGACCGCGGTGTACGACGCAGTGATTCTGGCGATCGGGGCCGGTAGGTCGAGAGACGTAGACGTGCCCGGCCGCGTCCTTGGGGGTATTCATTTCGCGATGGACTACCTGGTGCCGGCCAACCGTGAATGTGCCGGTGACGGTCCCAGCCCGATCAATGCGTCGGGCAAGAACGTCGTGATCATCGGCGGCGGCGATACCGCGGCCGATTGCCTCGGCACCGTTCACAGGCAAGGCGCGGCCTCCGTAACCGAGTTGAACTATCACGAGCAACCACCCCGCACGCGGGACAGCGCAGCGGATCCGTGGCCACTCTGGCCGCTGACGCTCCGCGCGGCGCCCGCCGATGCAGAAGGTGGGCGCCGTGAGTTCGAGGTGGCCGCTCAGGAGTTTGTCGGCGACGGCCATGTTCGGGCGGTCAAGGTCTCCCCGGTTCGGGTCTCGGCGAAATCCGAGGGGCGCCAGACCGTCGAGCGAAGCGGTGAATCGTTCGAGCTTCCCTGCGACCTGGTGCTTCTCGCGGTCGGCTTCGCCGGTGTCGGGGAAAGTGTCCTGCTTGCCGGTCTGGGAGTGGAGCCGAATCTGCGTGGAGTGATCGCTTGCGGGCAGGATTGGCAGACTTCACAATCCGGCGTCTTCGTGTGTGGTGACGCACATCGCGGTGCGTCACTGGTGGTGTGGGCGATAGCCGAAGGACGTTCGGCTGCCCGAGCTGTCGACGTGTATCTGACTGGGGCGTCAACGCTTCCGGAGCCCGTTCACCCCGGCGCGTTGCCGCTGGGAATTCGACGTCGTATCTGA